The region tatctatgcatagtcactttaataactctacctacatgtacatattacctcaattacctcgactctccggtgcccccgcacattgactctgtatcggtaccccctgtatatagcctttctattgttattttactgctgctctttaattaaaAGTTATTTAGAGAGCCATTCTccaggttctataaagaaccataaaAAAAGTGTCATAGTCCCAAAACGGGTTGTAAAACCTTTTGTTGGTAGTATATAGAACTttaggaaatgtttttttttataccagagtttcccaaactcggCCCTGCCCAcatttaaatcagctgtgtagtgctagggtagTGATGTTTCCCAGgatcgagtttgggaaaccctgccttTTTGCACAATActggttccatttagaaccttaCGAGCCCGGCTCTTTATAGAATCTTCAATAAAAGGTTCCATATAGCAGCAAAAGGGTTCCGCTATGGTTACAGGCCAAATGACCCTTATTTGGCACTATATATGACCATTTGTTTAAAGAGATAACGGAACGATATGTCCAACAATATCATTTATCATCTAATGAAGAACAATAACTTAAAAATACATATCTTTGGAACAATATATTTTATAGGTATTCAAATGAAAGTAGCCAACATTGAGATaaacaaattaaataatttaGCAAAGTAGGTATCATTTTGAAGTGTTCAAAACGTACAAAGTACGGATGTAGCCAATTAATGTATAACTTTTTTCGTTTTAAATAATATCAAACTTTTCAAACATAAAGTGCATAGATATGAACATCCATTCAAAAACTTCCTCAATCATTAAAACATAAATAGACCATTAAACAGAATACTTTTATTTCGTTTAACATTATTTTGTGGAGTTCATAAAACACATTTAAGTGCAGTTATTCAAATTAACAATCATGCAAAGAGCTATAGGCCTATGTCTGTTAAACCAATAATTGGTTGTAATCATTTATAGGTATACAAGATTCTCCCCAAAAATATTGTGACAATTGTTTTGGATCTACAAAAACATGTAATGGTTATTTTGACAATATTGTCTTCATAAAATATTGAAACTGCAAATTATATTGGTAATTGACACACCGTTGACTTTTCAATGTTTAACAAGTCAGCAAAAACATTCCTCCATAAAAATGTGAATGAATAGAAAACGAATTTCTCCAATTTCTCAATGACTTATAAACCGAAATAAATCATATTTACATTTGAATCTACACTCGTTCTTTGGTTGGAAAATATAGAGGTTCAAACTGTTTCTATAGAAGTAATTGGCTGAGTGAAAACATTGGCGATTTATAGCAGATAAACTTCAGTGCCACCAACAAACACATTACAGTAACAACACACAAGCGCAACCATATTCCACAGACGTAAACAATGTTATACATTCTGCATTATGTTACTTTTTTAAATGCCTTTTGGTTTGATATCAAACACTTCAATCTTCATTCAAATGTAATAAAGAAAAATCTCATAATTTTGATCAGTTTATTAGATGTATTTCCTAGGAAGATAAATCTCTGTCTAAGAGTCTATGCCGCTGACCAACAGTTACATACATTGAAGCTGATCCATGCCACCCTTGCTGGGTACGCTTTTTGCCGGTGGCGCAAAATAACCAAGTGGCAAGGAATTGATGTTGACCACTGATGTAGGCCTACAGTCCAATCTGGCAGCAATCGGACCCTTTCCAAAAATGTAACAATTCACGTCTCTATCAGTCATAAAATGAATATATTTCAGTGGTGTCGAACAGTTGTCTGGTACGCTATTGGGAATTGGAGTAGGGTCTGAACCGGGTTCGAAGGCGCACTGGGGTCGATGCTGTGGTGGACTGAGGAGCCGCTGCTGCCAAATAGGAGTAGGGGTATGGAAAAATACCACCAATTGGAGAAACGGTGAGGCCCTGCATGGGAAATAAGGAAAGAGCGGTTAGAGCTAGCAAAGTTTACTGTTATTTTCATAATAAAGACTTAAATTAGCCTACTTAATTTACGTGCGTCATGGGCACACATATAAAGGCAGCCTATTGAGTATCGTTACTAAATGAATAAATGACTGGCATACCTGTGATGCCATAGCATGCTGCTGAAAGTTCACGGGTAATCCTGACGTTCCTGACACTCTTTGTAAAGAAGATGCCAGGATACCAGCCGTGCCCATGGCGCACACTCCGCCAGATGACACAGCTGCCAGCCTGTGACCCATGGCTGCTACACTGGAGAAAGTTCTCCCCTGCATGTTGACTTGGGCAGCGGGGTGTAGGAGACGGTGTGCGACACCCAAAGGGTTGATGATATATCTTGTTAAATCCGGTGGATAAGAATAGCAGTGAAGAAAATTACTGCATTCGAGGCCTGTGATGTGAGCTCTTTGGTCCGTTTCCACCGTTAGAGGCTGGAATGACTCCGTTGCATTCGGCTCCTCTGCTCTAAAGCAACGTGTCCTACTGCCAGTTATGGCATTTATATGGTCCTGTTTTGGATTATCTGGGTCTGTTTCGACACCGAATGAGTCCACTAAAGCCCTGTCCGTTTTGCAGTGCGCTGTGATAATATTTGGACCAGGTTTCAGTTTCTCTGTGGCAGTTGAGATTTTTCGCAAGTCTTGTCCAACGTAATACCCATCCTTGCTTTCTTGACTGCTTTCGCTTGCACTTTCGGAGACATCTAACATGATTATAAAAGCCACTGTTGTTTGTAAACTGAGAACAAGTTGAGGCTTAACAATTCTTATAGTAAGAATTAAAGCAACATTTTTAGCTATTAATTTCGTTATAATTTCGTTATCATACAAACCGGATGATTTTGAGTTTCCTGCGCTTTTCAGTGGAGCCTCATCCAAAGAGTTACAAGAGATTTCATTGTCTTCTTGCATTCGCGTCTCATTGGATTTTTGTGAATTAATCTTCAGTTGTTTCCTACTAAAAAAATAACATATTTCAGTTTTGACAATTAAGAGTTTCTAAAATGATTTATTATATTAATTTACGTTTGTCGTTTTTTTTGTCTCACCTTTTTTCTCTTCTCCCATTGCCAGTGTCACGGAATCCTTTGGCGAAAGGATTGTTATCAATTTTCAGTTGTGTAATCTGAAAATATAGAAATCACTGTAATGACTGTAATGTTTATAAACATTAGACCAATAATTTATCACATTTTAACACTAATAATCAGAGTATCTTAGGCTAATTACAGGGATAGCTCAGGAATAGTTTCAAACTAAATATTTTTTCCACAAGAAGTTCGTAAAGGTTTTATAAGCAGTTAGTTAACCTTGTTAAAATATTGCACATTTAGAACGATACATTTGACAACATCAAATCTACATTTCATTGCTTGCCAGATATTGAGCCTTGGGTAACTAATCTGCAATAGAGTAGGCTATTTAGCAATAAGTCAGTAATTAATTTATGCCACAACATAAACCCCTTACAAACTCTTTATGGGTAATTTATGTCATGCGTTTAATTCCCATTTTCCAGAGGTCTACCAATACGAAAAATATAATGATATTCTGAAACTTGCTTTATAAAATTACGAAGGGCCTACCTTATCGTTTTGATATGCAGTTACAGCGATGAATTCTGTCTCAGAAAAGACATAGGTCATGAACGTGCTATATGGCAGTTGGAGGATATCGTTGGCCCTCACAACGTGAAACCTAACCTGGTATTTGTGCATTGAGTTAAGAATCGTCTGCAATTGGagacaaaatacattttaaagaaTACATTAGGCCTAGTCATCAACTGGAACTTTACGCAGTTCAATACAAAATAGTATATTTCAGTTATATTGTAGCTAATGTAACAATACATTAAATGAGTCAAACTACACAT is a window of Oncorhynchus keta strain PuntledgeMale-10-30-2019 chromosome 25, Oket_V2, whole genome shotgun sequence DNA encoding:
- the LOC118357879 gene encoding T-box transcription factor TBX3-like, which codes for MRDPVVQGGMAFQPFLPNTASDITIDTMLARQPPFSPVIALTSHRSLPLPVAQRHPTLDLGNAETIFRLSSLEHHAATQSAKLRPPKTGGTEDATEDDPKVNLEARELWTQFHKFGTEMVITKSGRRMFPAFKARCTGLNKMAKYILLMDIVAADECRYTFHNSHWMVAGKADPEMPKRMYIHPDSPASGEQWMSKVVNFHKLKLTNNILDKHGFTILNSMHKYQVRFHVVRANDILQLPYSTFMTYVFSETEFIAVTAYQNDKITQLKIDNNPFAKGFRDTGNGRREKRKQLKINSQKSNETRMQEDNEISCNSLDEAPLKSAGNSKSSDVSESASESSQESKDGYYVGQDLRKISTATEKLKPGPNIITAHCKTDRALVDSFGVETDPDNPKQDHINAITGSRTRCFRAEEPNATESFQPLTVETDQRAHITGLECSNFLHCYSYPPDLTRYIINPLGVAHRLLHPAAQVNMQGRTFSSVAAMGHRLAAVSSGGVCAMGTAGILASSLQRVSGTSGLPVNFQQHAMASQGLTVSPIGGIFPYPYSYLAAAAPQSTTASTPVRLRTRFRPYSNSQ